From the Anaeromyxobacter dehalogenans 2CP-1 genome, the window GAAGCTGGACATCGGCTTCCTCCATCGCGGCTTCGAGAAGAGCTGCGAGAACGTGACCTGGGGCCAGGTGTTCCCGTACACCGACCGGCTCAACTACGTCAGCTCGATCATGAACAACGTGGGGTTCGCGCTGGCGGTCGAGAAGCTCGCCAAGCTCGAGATCCCCGAGCGCGCCCGGTACCTGCGCGTCATCACCAGCGAGATCCACCGCATCTGCGACCACCTCACGCTGGTGGGCGCCATGGCGATGGAGCTCGGCGCGATGACCGTGTTCCTGTACGGCATCGAGGCCCGCGACCTGCTGTGGGACCGCCTCGCCGAGCTGTGCGGCGCGCGGCTCACCTCGAACTACGCGCGCATCGGCGGCGTGGCGCGCGACATGCCGGAGGGCTGGCAGGAGAAGACGCTGAAGGTGCTGGACCGCGTCGTCGCCATCCGCGAGGAGATCGGCCAGCTCCTCAACCGCAACCGCATCTTCATCGACCGCTGCCTCAACACCGGCAAGGTGTCGCGCGAGGACGCGCTGGAGCTGGGCTTCACCGGCCCGTGCCTGCGCGCGTCCGGCGAGCCCTACGACGTGCGCAAGGCGGCGCCGTACCTGGTCTACGACCGGCTCGACTTCGACATCCCGGTCGGCTCGAACGGCGACAACTTCGACCGCTACCTCATGCGCATGGAGGAGATGCGGCAGTCGGACAAGATCATCCGCCAGTGCTTCGAGCAGATGGCGCCCGGCGAGATCATCGTCCAGGACTTCCGCTACGCGCTGCCGCCCAAGCCGCTCGTGTACGGCACCATCGAGGGCGTGATGGCGCACTTCAAGCTGGTGATGGAGGGGATCAAGGTCCCCGCCGGCGAGGTCTACAGCTACACCGAGGCCGCCAACGGCGAGCTCGGGTTCTACGTCGTCTCCGACGGCGGCGGCCGCCCGTACAAGCTCGGCCTGCGAGCGCCGGGCTGGCCGATGCTGGCGGCCCTGCCGGTGATGACCAAGGGTTCGCTGCTGTCCGACCTCATCCCCACCTTCGACAGCATCAACATGATCGGCGGCGAGGTGGAGCAGTAGCCTCGCCCGGGAACCAGGAGCCTCCGATGGCCGAAGAGAAGAAGCCCGACGCCGCGCCGCCCAAGCCGCCCGGCCCCCCGGCCCCGCCGCCGCCGAAGAACCCCGGGTTCGTCACCGCGATCGTGGACGGGAAGGAAGTCGTGGTGAAGCCCGGCACGACCGTCATCGAGGCGGCGAAGGCGGTCGGGATCGACATCCCGTACTACTGCTACCACAAGCGCCTCAGCATCGCGGCGAACTGCCGGATGTGCCTGGTGGAGATGTCGAACGCGCCCGGCGGCAAGCTGATGCCGGCCTGCCAGATGCCGGTGGCCGAGGGCGTGACGGTGAAGACCGACACGCCGCGCGTGAAGGACCAGCAGCGCGCCACGCTCGAGTTCCTGCTGCTCAACCACCCGGTCGACTGCTCCATCTGCGACCAGGCCGGCGAGTGCAAGCTGCAGGACTACTACATGGCCTACGACCGGCAGCCCTCGCGGCTGGACGTGCCGAAGGTCGTGAAGGGCAAGCGCGTCGAGCTCGGGCCCACCGTGACCCTGGACCAGGAGCGCTGCATCCTCTGCACGCGCTGCGTCCGGTTCATGCGCGAGGTGGCCGAGAACCCGCAGCTCGGCGTCGCCCAGCGCGGCAACGAGAGCTTCATCACCACCTTCCCCGGCCAGCCGCTCGACGACAAGTACGCCGGCAACGTGGTGGACATCTGCCCGGTCGGCGCGCTCACCTCGACCGACTTCCGGTTCCGCGGCCGCGTCTGGTTCATGAGCTCGGCCCGCTCGGTCTGCACCGGCTGCGCGCGCGGCTGCAACACCTTCCTCGACTACCTGAACGACGTCACCTACCGCTACCGCCCGCGGGAGAACGACGCCGTGAACCAGGAGTGGATGTGCGACGACGGCCGCACGTCCTACAAGTACCTGAACGCCGGCCGCGTGCTGGTGGCGCGCGAGGGCCGGGGCGCGAACGCGCAGCCGCTCGCCCGCAAGGTCGCGCCGCGCCGCGCCGCCGAGGTGCTGCTGCCGCACGTCGCGGCGGGCTCGCTGGCGGTGCTGCTCTCGCCGGTCGCGTCGCTCGAGGACCTCCTGGTGGCCTGCAAGGTCGCGAAGGAGGGGCTGAAGGTCGCCGAGGTCTACGCCGGCGGCCGCGCCGACGGCTGGCAGGACGACTTCCTGAAGCGCGCCGACGAGAACCCCAACCGCAAGGGGCTCGAGCTCGCCGCGGCCGCCTACGGCCTCGCGGTCCGGCCGTTCGCGGACCTGGTCGCCGCGGCCGGCGCCGGCAAGGTGAAGGCGCTCTGGGCGGTCGGCACCGAGGTGCCGGACGCGAAGGGCGCCGAGAAGCTCGGCGCGCTCGAGGTCGTGGCGCAGTCGTACGGCGACACGGCGCTCGCGCAGCACGCCACGGTGCTCCTGCCGGCGTCGCCGCACTCGGAGATGGACGGCACGTTCGTCAACTTCGAGGGGCGCGCGCAGCGCTTCGAGATGGCGTACTTCCCGAAGGGCGAGTCGCGGCCGCACTGGGCGCTCGCCGCCGAGGTCGGGGCGGCGCTGGGGTTGCCGCTCGCGTTCGCGAGCGGCCGCGAGGTGTTCGCGGCGCTCGGGCCGCAGCTCGGGGGCGCGCTGGGCGACTTCGCCTGGGACTCGCTGCCGTCCACCGGCAAGCGGCTCGGGATCGTCCCGCTCGCCGCCGGCACCGTCGATGGCCGCCTGCCGGGCAACCGCGACCGCGTGCCGTCCGAGACCACCGAGGATTACCGCCGCGCGATGTCGCGCACGTCGTAGGAGGGAGAGCCGGTGAACCGATTCTTCGGAATGCTCCTCGTCATCGCGGCGACGCTGGCCGGCCTGGTCGTCCTGTCGGCCGGGTTCTACCTGGCCGCCGGCTGGCTGGGCTGGGGCTTCAACGCCCTGGCCGGCTGGATCACCGGCTCGCCGGGCGTCTCC encodes:
- a CDS encoding NADH-quinone oxidoreductase subunit D, whose translation is MSEAKGVGGIDPRATPGSAGAGERPPMGTLSPRAGEGELYAPMPSKHMVINLGPSHPAMHGVTRAVVELNGEIIEGMKLDIGFLHRGFEKSCENVTWGQVFPYTDRLNYVSSIMNNVGFALAVEKLAKLEIPERARYLRVITSEIHRICDHLTLVGAMAMELGAMTVFLYGIEARDLLWDRLAELCGARLTSNYARIGGVARDMPEGWQEKTLKVLDRVVAIREEIGQLLNRNRIFIDRCLNTGKVSREDALELGFTGPCLRASGEPYDVRKAAPYLVYDRLDFDIPVGSNGDNFDRYLMRMEEMRQSDKIIRQCFEQMAPGEIIVQDFRYALPPKPLVYGTIEGVMAHFKLVMEGIKVPAGEVYSYTEAANGELGFYVVSDGGGRPYKLGLRAPGWPMLAALPVMTKGSLLSDLIPTFDSINMIGGEVEQ
- a CDS encoding 2Fe-2S iron-sulfur cluster-binding protein; this encodes MAEEKKPDAAPPKPPGPPAPPPPKNPGFVTAIVDGKEVVVKPGTTVIEAAKAVGIDIPYYCYHKRLSIAANCRMCLVEMSNAPGGKLMPACQMPVAEGVTVKTDTPRVKDQQRATLEFLLLNHPVDCSICDQAGECKLQDYYMAYDRQPSRLDVPKVVKGKRVELGPTVTLDQERCILCTRCVRFMREVAENPQLGVAQRGNESFITTFPGQPLDDKYAGNVVDICPVGALTSTDFRFRGRVWFMSSARSVCTGCARGCNTFLDYLNDVTYRYRPRENDAVNQEWMCDDGRTSYKYLNAGRVLVAREGRGANAQPLARKVAPRRAAEVLLPHVAAGSLAVLLSPVASLEDLLVACKVAKEGLKVAEVYAGGRADGWQDDFLKRADENPNRKGLELAAAAYGLAVRPFADLVAAAGAGKVKALWAVGTEVPDAKGAEKLGALEVVAQSYGDTALAQHATVLLPASPHSEMDGTFVNFEGRAQRFEMAYFPKGESRPHWALAAEVGAALGLPLAFASGREVFAALGPQLGGALGDFAWDSLPSTGKRLGIVPLAAGTVDGRLPGNRDRVPSETTEDYRRAMSRTS